From the genome of Ictalurus furcatus strain D&B chromosome 4, Billie_1.0, whole genome shotgun sequence, one region includes:
- the LOC128606903 gene encoding P2Y purinoceptor 3, with protein MENASSSSSVLPSCTYNEDFKRILLPVVYSVVFVLGLPLNFAVILQLFGKRRSLTRTNIYTLNLAAADFLYVCSLPLLIYNYGSRDYWPFGELMCRWVRFQFYSNLHSSILFLTCISVQRYLGICHPLSPWLRKAGRKLAWAVCASVWVIVALLCAPTFEFAAMGIQRNRTVCYELSVPERSQQYYPYGMALTCLGFLLPFMVIVVLYCRMARALCQPGNASGEATKEKKCKAVRMIAIVVLVFALSFLPFHVTKTMYLLVRTLPDAPCQLRNFLSVVYKSTRPFASMNSVLDPILFYFTQPKFRRGTRNLLLRISTFRDSKPKERTQDLLNKKS; from the coding sequence ATGGAGAACGCTTCCTCATCATCCTCCGTTCTCCCTTCCTGCACCTACAATGAAGATTTTAAGCGCATCCTCCTCCCTGTGGTGTACAGTGTTGTCTTCGTCCTAGGCTTGCCACTCAATTTTGCTGTCATTCTGCAGTTGTTTGGAAAAAGACGTTCCCTGACTCGGACCAACATCTACACGCTGAACCTGGCCGCAGCCGACTTCCTGTATGTGTGCTCTCTCCCTCTGCTCATCTACAACTACGGCAGTCGAGACTACTGGCCCTTTGGAGAGTTGATGTGCCGATGGGTACGTTTCCAGTTCTACAGCAATCTGCACAGCAGCATCCTTTTTCTCACCTGCATCAGCGTCCAGCGCTATCTGGGCATCTGCCATCCGCTGTCCCCGTGGCTCAGAAAAGCGGGACGTAAGCTGGCGTGGGCTGTTTGCGCCAGTGTTTGGGTCATTGTAGCACTTCTATGTGCACCTACATTTGAATTTGCAGCCATGGGCATCCAGAGAAACCGTACCGTGTGCTACGAGCTGAGTGTGCCTGAGCGCTCGCAGCAGTACTACCCATACGGCATGGCCCTTACCTGCCTGGGCTTCCTGTTACCCTTTATGGTCATTGTGGTGTTGTACTGCAGGATGGCACGGGCTCTGTGCCAACCGGGCAACGCCAGTGGTGAAGCAACCAAGGAAAAGAAGTGCAAAGCTGTGAGGATGATCGCCATTGTGGTGCTGGTGTTTGCCCTCAGCTTCCTGCCGTTCCACGTGACCAAAACTATGTATTTGCTAGTGAGGACCTTGCCTGATGCTCCATGCCAGCTCCGGAACTTTTTATCGGTGGTGTATAAGAGTACGAGACCCTTTGCCAGCATGAACAGCGTGCTTGATCCCATCCTGTTCTACTTCACACAGCCCAAATTTAGACGTGGCACACGCAACCTGCTGCTCAGGATCTCTACATTTAGAGACAGcaaaccaaaagaaagaacacaagatctattaaacaaaaaatcatgA